The genomic stretch ACGACGCTTTCGATGTCGTTCAATAAACGAGTAAAAAGTTGTtgctatactaatactataatacCTTAGTTACTAATCAAGCTAAAGTTCAGAGAGAGCTGGCTCGCAGTACCGAGTGTAAATTTATATGAACAAATTTTTCCCATAGatcttaaataaaatgttgagttTGATTTTCATTATATTCGCTATTTTCATcgattgcagatgattaaggttaAAGGTTTAATTTGTTCAAGTAGAACgaacaaattaaaaatgacCTAGAAAGTATTCATTAGCTTtcagatttaaatttatttccagTTGTGtccataaagaaaaaaaacagaaaCTAGTTTCTTTTTTTCGATTTTGGTAGGAACATCTGCTAAGTGcctgtcaaaataaaaagtacgcGATGAAATTAATTAGGCAAAAGTTGTTACCTTCGCAACATCCTTCTGGCTTCAGGGTGAGCTTGTTCAGTAGCACATATCAACCATTCCAGTGCCTGTTTGAAGTTCGATATTTTGTCAGCTTCTAGCTCTGAaaatcacaattatatttttatatgctgtatatatatgttacttactagctgacccgcgcaacttcgcttgcgtcacttaagagaatgggtcaaaattttccccgtttttgtaacatttttcgttgctactccgctcctaatgaccgtagcgtgatgttatatagcctatagccttcctcgataaatggtctatctaacactgaaagaatgtttcaaatcggaccgttcaaacaaacaaacaaacaaacaaacaaacaaacaaacaatcaaacaaacaaactcttcagctttataatattagtatagatttttattttgaataatacagCACGACAGTTAGCACTATAATAGgaataaaagaaacaataagGAGTCTTTATATTCTTTGAAGTACCTACTGTACCTTTATTCGCATGAATAAAGAAGCAGTTTCTAAACAGAGGAGGTACTACACTGCTAGCATAGCTACTGCACTGTattcaattaattacttaaattctGGCCGAGATTTCATCCGCGTGAGATTACTTTTCGGAACAAAAAGTATCCCATGTGTTATTCCAAATCATCAACTATCTATTTaccaaattacatcaaaatccaagtaacaaatattttcgctattaggttaggttaggttaggtttcctgggctttttccgcacttagcctcttaaatgggcctttgtgcgtgtatctaccctctctcattgttgcgttgattcaccctcactccagccatcctagttcttcccagaacttcagtagctttttcaagttgctgcaggcttcctggagtgttgttgtcaatatttttgttcgcgctcgttggtccgccacgctgttgcattccacgagtacatgttgtggtgtttcctctgcctccatgcatcctctgcacagagggctgtccgtcacacctattgtacatagatgtttgtttaggggacaatggccggttaggattcctattaccttgcgtattttgtccctttttagactgataaggttgcgggcaagattcttaggtgccaccggaactgcagccttagtttgcctgcaacctttgctgttgttccattcttttaggtgtttcgcttcggtgtttctgttcagccaagatttaatttgtgcttgggggataggcagtagtggttccggtccaagtactgttccatttgatccccttttagctagttcatcagctgcatcgtttcccattgaattgctgtgccctttgatccattgcagggtaactgtgttcgtacgtgcaatagcctggagcgcattatggcattccagaacaagggcagatgttataacgttattttgtaaggcttgtagcatggatgcactgtccgagacaatttttattttaaagtctctgacatctctggctgcgactgcttgtgctgccttagtgattcctatacattctgcttggaagattgtatttagtttgtctagggtggctgatattttgatatttagatcgttcgagaagacgccggctcctgtaccaaatgcggttttggatccgtcagtgtatatcctaacttcgttgatgccagagtcatctttagattcctctttgagttggatattgtatcttctgtcaaaaacgtggtgacatggcgttttatctgtaggtgcatcgagaagtggtatttcctaTATTTTcgctattataatattagtaggaagtagaatattactaaaataagtaatacatatttattaaatgtaatgagACCACACCTGTGTTTACTTTGTAAAAGcaaattcaaaaacaaacaatgtcTGTATTGTGTGCCTTCATTATTCTCTGTTATATTGTATTCTACAtacatttaagtattaatttcCTGTACAAAATTGACTGAACAGGGGTTATGAAGTATAAAGGTAGTTTAAAATCTAAGTCTAATGTTGCAGTAGTATATGCACACAGAGGTCTAGGGTTTGATACCTGAGTTGAGACAGAAAGTAGTCCTTTTAGTTACTCTGTTAAGAACCCCTTATCTCTCATATTAAGGTACTTAAGGTTGTAGATACAGAGATGGTGTAATGCCTGTCCtctaacatatatattttccatattttgttttgtgaatGTAACCAAATAGGTATGACCAGAGCATATACCAGAGGCATACGACagcatgtatttaaaataagctGACTTACCACATTTTTCTTCCAAGAGTTGTTTAGCAAGGACAACCTGTGATTCAGCACAGCCATCCTCAGCCAACTGATTGCGCAGACGTCTCAGGGAGCCTTGAGGTCCATCTGAAGCAAGATACACCTTAGAAAGTATACTAATTTACTATGACATAAAGCATGTGTAAGCGCAAAGGCAGTATTTTGTTACATAGAATTCCCATAAGAACACATACTTCCACactataatgttattattttttaaaaaactatttaggCTGAACATACTGTTATTTACAGTTTAAGAAccgaacatattttttaactcCACTCTTATGATTgaatattatagatattaataaaaatgtagtctCACAGCTGTCTGAaagtttgttaattaaatttggaAATAATTTATGGAAAAAGAGAATTATAGTTAATGGTGTACTAAAACAACATATTAATAAGAGCAAAAAGCATAATATTCATAacagcatttaattttaaagcacCTGCTAAACTTTGGACATTTCTATCAACCTTGATTTTATGCAACCTTAGATCAGGAAAGAAGCCCTAAAACCAATCCATAAAAATAGAATCTATAGATTGGTAACAATAGCCAtaaaactacaaattataataacaacttatgagcgaaattaaaaatatgggCCACATAATTGCGATAAAAAATCTGACTCATTTAACTACTTACCATGTAAATTCCAACGTTTTCGACCGACTGGCATAACTTAGTGGAACCTAAAGCTGATGAAAGTTCATAAATTATAACATTGACCTACCTACaataaattgatacaaaaataataaattatttctagaaatgaacaattttttgttttgattatttaCACTGCAGGCGATCCGCAATTTTTTGTCGATTTATCAATATGTCAATGTCAATACTGACAGCGAAACGAAATTGCGAAAAACAATTTTGCACATCAAAACGCAAATATTGTACCTACTGCTTTTGTATAATCGATTAAAAATTAAGCACCAAAACCTCTGAATCACGTATTAAACTTTCACGTCGCACTTCACAGAATTAGCATAACTTATGCAATATATTCTTATTCTAAAATGATAAActgtacttaaataataatttattccaCTGTATACAATCACTTCATGTGTGAAAGGAGCAAAACTGAGTTAATGAAAGCGGTATTTGACACCCACGAATTCCGCCCACCCTAATAATACACTGGTATATCTTAAAATAGACTTCATTGAGATGAAAGATTTCCTGTAgccgtttttaaatattttcctccCCAATAGTGACTCGATGGAAAGATATTTCAGTACATGGTAGTTAGATAAACAAAGTTCGAAAcgaacttattttaaattatttttaactttgcaTAAACAAAACGTAGCTGtcaaatcttgttttattttaaactaaactagTTAGAAGCGCCTGTTGTATcgactaaaattatttttctttagcgTATGGACAGactttgaaacaataatatatggtaaaaaatatgtaaataaaacattcacaTACAAGaaagtcaaaacaaaacattgcatAAGTAGAAATAAGTATCACCGGAACAGTTCAGTAACATATAATAGAATcgatatttaaactaaaaacgATTTTAGTTGGATGGTATAGACCTACACCTCTCTATCTATCACAATAACCAAAAAAAacagttgttaaaaaaaagcGTGTGCTCATGCCGTGCTCCTCGTCGGTGTGTCTATTCAAAGAGTAAAATATCGTGTGTTGTGCATCGGTTCGATCGACTGCGCGCTGCGTtgcatttttatcatttaaaattatatgaccTTTGTTAACTATATGTGTTAATGTCACTGTGGCCGTAAAATGTTGACTCCACGGTTTAAATTGACTCAAGATGATGGGCACGTTTATATAAACGTCCACGCTCCGTACACAAACATCGGAGACACAGAGATCGATGTGGAAGGTGAGAACTTCCTCTTTGTTTCGAGCCCTTATTTTTTGCGGCTTCGTCTTCCGGGTAAAATCGTCGATAATGACAGCTCCAAAGGTTCCTATATTTGCGACTCCGGagattttaacttaactttCGATAAGGAAGTCCCGGGAGAGCACTTTGAGAATTTGGACATGATTACTAGCCTTTTGGCTCCGAGAGACATACCGGACATGAACCCCGACCTCGTCGAAATGCTCGAAGAAGATGGCATCACGTTAGATACCGAGAACGACAATGACACTGGCAACAAATACACATTCGGATTCGCAAATAAAATTACGACGGAATTTAGTAACATTGGAACAGAGTTTCCTCAGATATTTGAATTGAGAGTGCCTGAGAATGTCACCATAGAAGAACGTCACACAATGAGAATTAAACACGAAAATGATAAATTTTCTTCTGACCATTATTTAGCTGATCTTTATGATACTGAGTTATTAGAACCTTATTTGAATGCAACAGTTTATCCAAATGGTCAGAATGTGGATAGTGAAATTGAATTCACTGAAGCTGAAGTAGGGGTGCTGAAAGAGCTCCCTAACAAACATTACTTGCTCACTAAAACCGAATACAAGCAGGTCTTGTATGGATTAGTTGATATTCTTTACGGGTATTGCTATGACAAGCGAACCACTCTTAACGAAAGCACTGTTGAATCAAGTTGGACTATAAACAAACTCTCATCTACTCTGAGCTGGTTTTGCACATTCAATGATACAAGACAAGTCTTGATCGCATGCTACAGACGAGCTCTTATACATCCAATCTTcagaaac from Anticarsia gemmatalis isolate Benzon Research Colony breed Stoneville strain chromosome 24, ilAntGemm2 primary, whole genome shotgun sequence encodes the following:
- the LOC142983642 gene encoding protein SHQ1 homolog produces the protein MLTPRFKLTQDDGHVYINVHAPYTNIGDTEIDVEGENFLFVSSPYFLRLRLPGKIVDNDSSKGSYICDSGDFNLTFDKEVPGEHFENLDMITSLLAPRDIPDMNPDLVEMLEEDGITLDTENDNDTGNKYTFGFANKITTEFSNIGTEFPQIFELRVPENVTIEERHTMRIKHENDKFSSDHYLADLYDTELLEPYLNATVYPNGQNVDSEIEFTEAEVGVLKELPNKHYLLTKTEYKQVLYGLVDILYGYCYDKRTTLNESTVESSWTINKLSSTLSWFCTFNDTRQVLIACYRRALIHPIFRNFHLCTKVKNDLVKLFQKGKKSIIKCMIEIHQMFNASNDARYILNQLYIKDYLIFLQKCRSEELNELCNNIANIDLSKDDLELELHELEQAAEMVKQEEMAVMQNEMAVQMASMSLLPGLQKTNELYYDDDSDDDSDSSSDSSDSSDDSSELDSDDDPS